In Clostridium swellfunianum, a genomic segment contains:
- a CDS encoding polysaccharide deacetylase family protein, whose protein sequence is MKNKIQKIITVASVFILFVTGCAKVPVQQNESTIILQAQKEDKAEQQQEKQDDLRKQEELKRQQEKTKLEDPIKLKAAINGQGDSKKIPILMYHSIKYEKDNELRIPKEKFKEQMEYLKKEGFNPLSLNELYSHMLLGSEIPQKPIVITFDDGYADNYTNAYPILKELGFKATVFVISGVVDKHEDYMTTDHLKEMDKNGISIEAHTVTHPKLDTLSYNDQLKELRGSKQALEKILGRNIDYIAYPYGKYNNDTLKLVEQLGYKMAFSTEKGLAHKSNGIYKLHRIYISEKYSINQFKQLVNTK, encoded by the coding sequence ATGAAAAACAAGATACAAAAGATTATAACTGTTGCATCAGTATTTATATTATTTGTAACAGGATGTGCCAAGGTTCCAGTTCAGCAAAATGAAAGTACCATTATACTCCAGGCCCAGAAGGAAGACAAAGCTGAGCAGCAGCAGGAAAAGCAAGATGATCTCAGGAAACAAGAAGAACTAAAAAGACAACAAGAAAAAACTAAACTGGAAGATCCAATTAAGTTAAAAGCTGCAATAAATGGACAAGGAGACTCTAAAAAGATACCTATACTTATGTATCATTCCATAAAATATGAAAAGGATAATGAACTTAGAATACCAAAGGAAAAGTTTAAAGAGCAAATGGAGTATTTAAAGAAGGAAGGATTTAATCCTCTTAGCTTAAATGAATTATATTCTCATATGCTCCTTGGTTCAGAGATTCCTCAAAAACCTATTGTAATAACCTTTGATGATGGCTATGCGGATAACTATACAAATGCGTACCCAATATTAAAAGAATTGGGATTTAAGGCAACTGTATTTGTAATCTCTGGTGTTGTTGACAAACACGAAGATTATATGACTACAGATCATCTTAAGGAGATGGACAAAAATGGAATATCTATAGAAGCTCATACAGTGACTCATCCAAAACTTGATACTTTAAGTTATAATGATCAGCTTAAGGAGCTTAGAGGTTCAAAACAAGCCTTAGAGAAAATTTTAGGAAGAAACATTGATTATATTGCTTATCCCTATGGAAAATATAACAATGATACACTTAAACTAGTAGAGCAGCTAGGATATAAAATGGCGTTCTCAACAGAAAAGGGACTTGCTCATAAGTCAAATGGAATTTATAAACTTCATAGAATTTATATAAGCGAAAAGTATAGTATTAACCAGTTTAAGCAGCTAGTTAATACAAAATAA
- a CDS encoding LacI family DNA-binding transcriptional regulator: protein MANINDVAKEAGVSITTVSRVLNNNYPVKEETRIKIEKAIEKLNYKPNTMARSLITKKSSMIGVIVPGITNLFFPTIVEAIEEFVNKKGYSIALSNTEGDPKKELKLVEELIGRQVDGIILIDPTMENLHKRCYNELSKSIPTIIVNGSPEGYKGSFVCYDEEVGTQEAFDYLLELGHEKIALIRGHKSFSYDIKEKIYKNVLKNNKLSYEKIIDAGKGNSSEVIERTQIVVEQLLQKEERPTAIFACNDLMAVGALNACIDLGIKVPKDISIIGFDNTILAEVTHPKLTSVDLNMKEIGYRAALELLELIEEGEKSRKKLILDTKLVIRGSCAPAIK, encoded by the coding sequence ATGGCTAATATAAATGATGTTGCAAAAGAGGCAGGAGTATCAATTACTACAGTATCTAGAGTGCTAAACAACAATTATCCTGTGAAGGAAGAAACAAGGATTAAAATAGAGAAGGCTATAGAAAAGCTTAACTATAAACCTAATACAATGGCTAGGAGTCTGATAACTAAAAAAAGTTCTATGATAGGTGTGATAGTTCCTGGAATAACAAACTTGTTTTTCCCTACTATAGTTGAAGCTATAGAAGAGTTTGTTAATAAGAAGGGCTATAGTATAGCTCTTTCAAATACTGAAGGTGATCCTAAAAAGGAACTGAAGCTTGTTGAGGAGCTCATTGGAAGACAGGTAGATGGAATAATATTAATAGATCCAACCATGGAAAATCTTCATAAGAGATGTTATAACGAACTTTCAAAATCTATTCCAACAATAATAGTAAATGGCTCACCAGAAGGCTATAAGGGCAGCTTTGTGTGCTACGATGAAGAAGTTGGTACACAGGAAGCTTTTGATTATCTTCTTGAGCTTGGGCATGAGAAAATTGCACTGATTAGAGGACATAAAAGCTTCTCTTATGATATTAAGGAAAAGATATATAAGAATGTTTTAAAAAATAATAAATTATCTTATGAAAAAATTATAGATGCAGGAAAAGGAAACAGCAGTGAGGTTATTGAAAGAACCCAAATAGTGGTGGAGCAATTACTTCAAAAGGAAGAAAGGCCAACAGCGATTTTTGCTTGTAACGACCTTATGGCTGTTGGGGCTTTGAATGCGTGCATTGATCTTGGTATTAAAGTACCAAAGGATATATCAATAATTGGATTTGATAATACAATTTTAGCTGAGGTAACACATCCCAAACTTACAAGTGTAGATTTAAATATGAAAGAGATTGGATATAGAGCAGCACTTGAACTTTTGGAGCTTATTGAAGAAGGAGAAAAAAGCAGAAAGAAATTAATTCTTGATACTAAACTTGTAATTAGGGGCAGCTGTGCACCAGCTATAAAGTAG
- a CDS encoding UDP-glucose--hexose-1-phosphate uridylyltransferase, giving the protein MSNINAAYEIERLLKFGLKHKMLMNLDVVAARNSLLDMLKLEEPYLGNVPEEEFENPVQILESLLDYAHEIGLIEDNTATYRDLLDAKIMGMLMPRQSEVVGNFFAVKSKKGIEKATDEFYALSKASNYIRMDRIAKNLYWAAETEYGALDITVNLSKPEKDPKEIAASKLKPQANYPKCLLCIENVGFAGHINHPARQNHRVIPVTVGGEQWYLQYSPYVYYNEHCILFNEKHVPMKISDRSFVKLLDFVEQFPHYFIGSNADLPIVGGSILSHDHFQGGKHVFPMEKAAIEANFKNESYKGVKAGIVKWPMSVIRLSSKNKEELVKLSVEILDQWREYTDEASEVLAYTLVNGEKIPHNTITPIARINKAGEFEVDLVLRNNITTQEHPDGLFHPHKELHHIKKENIGLIEVMGLAVLPGRLNSELKEVGLILQGNMKRLKEAEEDKSDSIHKHISWVKELLQKYGNNFEKDAVETLLNKEVGDKFLKVLMDAGVYKRTEEGRHGFERFMKYAGFNKSNN; this is encoded by the coding sequence ATGAGTAACATAAATGCAGCTTATGAAATTGAGAGGCTGCTTAAATTTGGATTGAAACATAAGATGCTTATGAATTTAGATGTAGTCGCAGCAAGAAATTCCCTTTTAGATATGCTTAAGCTTGAAGAGCCATACTTAGGAAATGTTCCGGAAGAGGAGTTTGAAAATCCTGTACAGATACTTGAAAGCTTACTAGACTACGCTCATGAAATCGGACTTATTGAGGATAATACAGCTACTTATAGAGATTTACTTGATGCAAAAATCATGGGAATGCTAATGCCAAGACAATCTGAGGTAGTAGGGAATTTTTTTGCTGTTAAAAGTAAAAAAGGAATAGAGAAAGCAACAGACGAATTTTATGCTTTGTCTAAAGCCTCTAACTATATACGTATGGATAGAATAGCAAAGAATTTATACTGGGCAGCCGAAACTGAATACGGCGCTTTGGATATAACAGTAAATTTGTCAAAGCCAGAAAAAGATCCAAAGGAGATTGCAGCATCAAAGCTAAAACCTCAAGCAAATTATCCTAAGTGTCTACTGTGCATTGAGAATGTTGGATTTGCAGGGCATATAAATCACCCAGCAAGGCAGAATCACAGAGTAATACCTGTAACAGTAGGGGGAGAGCAGTGGTATCTTCAATATTCACCTTATGTTTACTATAATGAGCACTGTATTCTCTTTAATGAAAAGCATGTACCAATGAAAATATCAGATAGAAGTTTTGTAAAGCTGCTTGATTTCGTAGAACAATTTCCACACTACTTTATAGGCTCTAATGCGGACCTTCCTATAGTTGGAGGTTCAATACTGAGTCACGATCACTTCCAAGGAGGAAAGCACGTTTTTCCAATGGAAAAAGCCGCAATTGAAGCTAACTTTAAAAATGAAAGTTATAAAGGTGTGAAGGCTGGAATAGTTAAGTGGCCGATGTCTGTGATAAGGTTATCTTCCAAGAATAAGGAAGAACTTGTGAAACTTTCAGTTGAAATATTGGATCAATGGAGAGAGTACACAGATGAAGCTTCTGAGGTTTTAGCTTACACTTTGGTCAATGGTGAAAAAATACCTCATAATACAATAACACCTATTGCTAGAATTAACAAAGCTGGAGAATTTGAAGTTGACTTAGTACTTAGAAATAATATAACAACTCAGGAGCATCCAGATGGCCTTTTCCACCCTCATAAGGAATTGCACCATATTAAGAAAGAAAATATAGGTCTTATTGAGGTAATGGGATTAGCAGTTCTTCCAGGAAGACTAAATTCTGAACTAAAGGAAGTAGGATTAATACTTCAAGGAAACATGAAAAGACTAAAAGAAGCAGAAGAAGATAAAAGTGATTCAATTCACAAGCATATTTCATGGGTTAAAGAACTTTTACAGAAGTATGGTAACAACTTCGAAAAGGATGCGGTTGAGACACTATTAAATAAGGAAGTTGGAGACAAATTCTTAAAGGTGCTTATGGATGCAGGAGTTTATAAAAGAACCGAAGAAGGTAGGCATGGATTTGAAAGATTTATGAAGTATGCAGGGTTTAATAAAAGTAATAATTAA
- a CDS encoding galactokinase has translation MMNIQQLKEQFIKIYGEGEIRTFHSPGRVNLIGEHIDYNGGYVFPCALEFGTYGLVRERNDNIVNLASTNFDLKVSVDINNISFKEEEDWANYPKGVMKVMLEKGVRLKGMDILISGNIPNGAGLSSSASLEVLIAVIVDTLFNGGTSDRVDLVKISQKAENTFVGVNCGIMDQFAVGMGRKNQAILLDCGSLSYSYANVDLGDNTLVIMNTNKRRALNESKYNERRAECDEALVILRKEKPISALCDLTSEEFDKLEDVIENSKVRARAKHAVYENERTKRAYECLNKGELKEFGKLLVESHNSLRDLYEVTGKELDTIVEESLKVSGCIGARMTGAGFGGCAIAIVKKSEVDSFMNRIRENYSKLIGYEPSFYLSGIGQGTEEVK, from the coding sequence ATAATGAATATTCAACAGTTAAAAGAGCAGTTTATTAAAATTTACGGTGAAGGAGAAATAAGAACTTTTCATTCGCCTGGGAGAGTAAATTTAATTGGGGAGCATATTGATTATAACGGAGGTTATGTATTTCCCTGTGCACTTGAGTTTGGAACCTATGGCTTAGTTAGAGAACGAAATGATAATATTGTAAACTTAGCTTCAACTAACTTTGATCTTAAGGTTTCTGTTGATATAAATAATATTTCTTTTAAGGAAGAAGAGGATTGGGCTAATTATCCTAAGGGAGTTATGAAGGTGATGCTTGAAAAGGGGGTTAGGCTTAAGGGAATGGATATTCTTATAAGCGGAAATATTCCAAATGGTGCAGGACTTTCTTCATCAGCGTCCCTAGAAGTTTTAATCGCAGTTATTGTTGACACATTATTTAATGGAGGAACTTCTGACAGAGTTGATCTTGTTAAGATTTCACAGAAAGCTGAGAACACCTTTGTTGGTGTTAACTGTGGAATAATGGATCAATTTGCAGTAGGTATGGGAAGAAAAAATCAAGCTATACTTTTAGATTGTGGAAGCCTGAGTTATAGCTATGCTAACGTAGACTTAGGTGATAATACACTGGTTATCATGAATACAAACAAAAGAAGAGCTCTTAATGAATCTAAGTATAATGAAAGAAGAGCAGAGTGTGATGAGGCTCTTGTGATTCTAAGAAAAGAAAAGCCAATAAGCGCATTATGCGATTTAACTTCTGAAGAATTTGACAAATTGGAAGACGTAATAGAAAATAGTAAGGTAAGAGCTAGGGCAAAGCATGCAGTATATGAAAATGAAAGAACTAAGAGAGCTTATGAATGTTTAAATAAAGGAGAGCTTAAGGAATTTGGAAAGCTTTTAGTTGAATCTCACAATTCTTTAAGAGATTTATATGAAGTCACTGGTAAGGAGCTTGATACAATAGTTGAAGAATCGCTTAAAGTGTCTGGCTGCATAGGCGCAAGAATGACTGGAGCAGGTTTTGGAGGCTGTGCAATAGCCATAGTTAAAAAGTCTGAAGTTGATAGTTTCATGAATAGGATTAGAGAAAATTACTCTAAGCTTATAGGCTATGAACCAAGTTTTTACTTAAGTGGAATCGGCCAAGGAACTGAGGAAGTAAAATAA
- the galE gene encoding UDP-glucose 4-epimerase GalE yields MAILVCGGAGYIGSHMVAALLERGEEVAILDNLQKGHRDAILGGKFYEGDLRDRAILDRVFTENNIDAVIDFAADSLVGESVTEPLKYFENNVGGTLSLLRAMKDYGVRNIVFSSTAATYGEPESIPILEDDKTFPTNPYGESKLAVEKVLKWCDNAYGIKYTALRYFNAAGAHESGKIGEDHSPESHLIPLILQTALGQREKIMMFGDDYKTEDGTCVRDYIHVMDLASAHLLAVDRLRKGGESRIYNLGNGTGFSVKEVIEVARKVTGREIKAEVAPRRAGDPAVLIASSNKAVEELGWKPRFNSLETIIETAWNWHLNHPKGYEK; encoded by the coding sequence ATGGCAATATTAGTTTGTGGTGGCGCAGGTTATATAGGAAGTCACATGGTTGCAGCACTTCTTGAAAGAGGTGAAGAAGTTGCTATATTGGATAACCTTCAGAAAGGGCACAGGGATGCAATATTAGGGGGAAAGTTTTACGAAGGAGACCTAAGGGACAGAGCTATACTTGACAGGGTATTTACAGAAAATAATATAGATGCAGTTATAGACTTTGCAGCAGACTCATTAGTTGGTGAAAGCGTAACTGAGCCTTTAAAGTATTTTGAAAATAATGTAGGTGGCACTTTAAGTCTTTTAAGAGCAATGAAGGATTATGGAGTTAGGAATATTGTATTCTCATCAACAGCAGCAACCTATGGTGAGCCAGAAAGTATTCCAATATTGGAGGATGATAAGACTTTCCCAACAAATCCATATGGAGAATCTAAGCTTGCTGTAGAGAAGGTATTAAAGTGGTGCGACAATGCTTATGGCATAAAATATACAGCACTTAGATACTTCAATGCTGCGGGTGCTCATGAGAGTGGAAAAATCGGTGAAGACCACTCACCAGAAAGCCACCTTATACCATTGATTCTTCAGACTGCATTAGGTCAACGAGAAAAGATTATGATGTTTGGTGATGACTATAAAACAGAAGATGGAACTTGCGTAAGAGACTACATTCATGTTATGGATTTAGCTTCAGCTCATCTTTTAGCGGTTGACAGACTAAGAAAGGGTGGGGAAAGTAGAATTTATAACCTTGGAAATGGAACTGGCTTCTCAGTGAAAGAAGTTATTGAGGTAGCAAGAAAGGTTACAGGAAGGGAAATAAAGGCAGAAGTTGCTCCTAGAAGAGCTGGAGATCCAGCAGTACTTATAGCTTCTTCTAATAAAGCTGTTGAAGAGTTAGGTTGGAAACCCAGGTTTAATTCCCTTGAAACTATAATTGAGACGGCATGGAACTGGCATTTAAATCATCCAAAGGGTTATGAGAAATAA
- a CDS encoding DUF2935 domain-containing protein, translating to MLSNQDYIKHSLEFNLFFLRIAKEHAIFAAASLPPRDRAVAQQLLGVKEAYEGLLSKAVSLAPSIVSEEFLLSDEIVTELTLPAEEATQFLTGLPINTQITKQELNLVAKAKMRRDEDLSDELSDLNKKAIALTEKTIAFLEQMLNNILNCKAFSYTYPLMLHHVIHESKLAVMMLKKFEQRDAVDSIKEIIELEINWNDIMQEHSTFIRGYLDPSEKALFRKADTFANQLEALVERTEALRQNPQALPQVTRESINLVTELRNFKKQGAVGILECKIKSIIPPLLSDHVLREANHYLRMLNMFKSMSK from the coding sequence GTGTTATCAAATCAAGATTACATTAAACATTCTTTGGAATTTAATCTATTCTTTTTAAGAATTGCAAAAGAGCATGCTATCTTTGCAGCAGCCTCACTCCCTCCAAGAGATAGAGCAGTAGCTCAGCAGCTTTTGGGAGTAAAAGAAGCCTATGAAGGTCTTTTATCTAAAGCAGTTTCTCTAGCTCCAAGTATAGTTAGTGAAGAATTTTTGCTTTCTGATGAGATAGTTACAGAGCTTACTCTTCCTGCTGAAGAAGCCACACAATTTTTAACTGGACTTCCTATTAATACTCAAATTACAAAACAGGAGCTTAACTTAGTTGCGAAGGCAAAAATGAGAAGAGATGAGGATCTATCGGATGAATTGTCAGATTTAAATAAAAAGGCTATTGCTCTGACAGAAAAAACGATAGCTTTTCTTGAACAAATGCTTAATAACATTTTAAACTGCAAAGCCTTTAGCTACACCTATCCTTTAATGCTTCATCACGTTATTCACGAGTCAAAACTTGCAGTTATGATGCTTAAAAAGTTTGAGCAAAGAGATGCGGTTGACAGTATTAAAGAAATTATTGAACTTGAAATAAACTGGAATGATATTATGCAAGAGCATTCTACATTTATAAGAGGTTATCTCGATCCGTCAGAAAAAGCTTTATTTAGAAAAGCAGATACCTTTGCAAATCAGCTTGAAGCACTTGTTGAAAGAACTGAAGCCTTAAGACAAAACCCACAGGCTCTTCCTCAGGTTACTAGAGAAAGTATTAACCTGGTTACTGAGCTTAGAAATTTCAAGAAACAAGGTGCTGTAGGAATACTTGAATGCAAGATTAAGTCTATTATTCCGCCGCTATTAAGTGACCATGTTCTAAGAGAAGCAAATCATTATCTTAGAATGCTAAACATGTTTAAATCAATGAGCAAATAA
- a CDS encoding phosphoglucomutase/phosphomannomutase family protein — MIKFGTGGWRAIIGEEFIASNIRLLSQAIADDLVAQEQEKKEIVIGFDRRFLSDRAAKWASEVFAANGIVVHFIDKISPTPLTMFAVKKMNTFYGIAVTASHNPAEYNGIKVFTKGGRDAEASVTQRLEDIANEIKVEEVKTVDFQDGVNKGLINIINPFNDYIDTILSMIDSEAIKNKGLKILLDPMFGVSKTSLQTILITTRCDLDIINDRHDALFGGRLPSPSNDTLARLKSMVAEKGYDLGIATDGDADRLGVIDDKGNFIHPNEIMVLLYYYLHKYKGWRGPVVRNLATTHLLDRIAESFDEKCYEVPVGFKHISSKMEETDAVIGGESSGGLTIRGHIKGKDGIFAATLLVEMISKTGRSISEMLNDIYDKFGNFVMIEGNYSFSKEIKDRLMKVLFEERLLPDFGCDISEVKYFDGVKVYFKNGGWTVARFSGTEPLLRIFTEMSTEKEAKAISNKFKQFLKI, encoded by the coding sequence ATGATAAAATTTGGAACAGGTGGTTGGAGAGCTATTATAGGCGAGGAGTTTATAGCATCGAATATAAGGCTACTATCACAGGCCATAGCTGATGATTTAGTTGCACAAGAACAGGAAAAAAAGGAAATAGTAATTGGATTTGATAGAAGATTTCTTTCAGATAGGGCTGCGAAATGGGCGTCGGAAGTATTTGCTGCTAATGGAATTGTGGTTCACTTTATTGATAAAATATCACCAACTCCCCTTACAATGTTTGCTGTAAAGAAGATGAATACTTTCTATGGAATTGCTGTTACAGCAAGTCATAATCCTGCTGAATACAATGGAATAAAGGTCTTTACTAAGGGGGGAAGAGATGCTGAAGCAAGTGTAACACAAAGGCTTGAGGATATAGCAAATGAGATAAAAGTTGAGGAAGTAAAGACAGTTGATTTTCAAGATGGCGTGAATAAAGGTCTTATAAATATAATAAATCCCTTCAATGATTACATAGATACTATTCTTAGTATGATAGATTCAGAAGCGATTAAAAATAAAGGCTTAAAAATACTTCTTGACCCAATGTTTGGAGTTTCAAAGACTTCACTTCAAACTATACTTATAACAACAAGATGTGATTTGGATATAATAAATGACAGACATGATGCATTATTTGGAGGAAGGCTTCCATCACCAAGCAATGATACTTTAGCCAGGCTTAAGTCTATGGTAGCTGAAAAAGGATATGATTTAGGTATTGCTACAGATGGAGACGCAGATAGACTTGGAGTAATAGACGATAAGGGAAATTTCATTCATCCAAATGAAATAATGGTTTTACTTTACTATTATTTGCACAAGTATAAAGGCTGGAGAGGACCAGTTGTTAGAAACCTTGCTACCACGCATCTTCTGGATAGAATTGCAGAAAGCTTCGATGAAAAATGCTATGAGGTTCCTGTTGGCTTTAAACACATAAGCTCAAAGATGGAAGAAACTGATGCTGTCATAGGCGGAGAAAGCAGCGGTGGTTTGACAATCAGAGGACATATTAAAGGAAAAGATGGTATCTTTGCTGCTACATTGCTAGTTGAGATGATAAGTAAAACAGGCAGAAGTATATCTGAAATGCTAAATGATATATATGATAAATTCGGCAATTTTGTGATGATTGAAGGGAACTACTCCTTTAGCAAAGAAATAAAAGATAGGCTCATGAAAGTTTTATTTGAGGAGAGATTATTGCCCGATTTTGGATGCGACATTAGTGAAGTAAAATATTTTGATGGAGTTAAAGTTTATTTTAAAAATGGAGGATGGACTGTAGCCAGGTTTTCAGGTACAGAACCACTTTTAAGAATATTTACAGAGATGTCTACTGAAAAGGAAGCTAAAGCAATAAGTAATAAATTTAAACAGTTTCTGAAAATATGA